The genomic segment CGGACTGGCATCTTGGTAAAATCGTAAATGAATTTTCGATGCTGGACGATCAACGATTTATACTAAAGCAAATGATCGATTTTTTAGTGCAGCAAAAAGCGGAATTGCTGGTGATAGCGGGCGACTTGTATGATCGTTCGATACCGCCGGCAGACGCAGTATCCCTATTAGACGAAGTGTTTTACCGTATTACGGTAGAAGCGGGAATTCCAATCATAGCGGTAAGCGGCAACCATGACAGCCCGCAGCGGCTTAACTTTGCAAGCAGAATTTACGAGCGTTCGGGGCTGTACGTTGAAGGTATCTATAATAAGACGATTCGAAAAATTACATTGCAAGACGAATTTGGTAATATACATTTTTATTGTCTGCCTTATATTGAGCCTGCAATTGTAAGGGCAGATTTCCCCGATGAAAAGATTCACAGCTACGACGATGCTTTTCGTACATTGATTCACCACAACCTTACCGAAATCGACCTTACCGAGCGAAATGTACTGGTAACGCATGGCTTTTTCTCTTATCTTAAAAACCCCGACGCTGTCGAGCGCAGCGACTCCGAAATCAGCATTGGGGGCAGCGATTTGATTGATGCCTCTTATGTAGATATGTTTGATTATGTGGCACTGGGGCATCTGCATCGGCAGCAAAAAGCGGGGCGGGATAATATCCGCTACAGCGGTTCTCCGCTAAAATATTCGATACAGGAAAGTACATCGCAAAAATCGATTACTACGATCGAGATGCGTGAAAAAGGTGAACTCAGTATAAAAAAATACGGCTTAACCCCTCGGCGGGATATGCGTGTTTTGTTAGGAAGCTTTGAACAGCTAAGCAATGCTGCAAATGTGCAGGGCAACCGCGAAGACTACGTGTATGCTCAGCTTACGGACGACAGCTTAATTCCGTGCGCAATGGACAAGTTGCGCACGGTATACCCCAATATTATGGGTATGGAACTGATTGGGCGTAAACATGAGTTTGATGCTTCGGTAAGTGCTGCCGCCGCGGTGAAAAACAAAACACCTCAGGAGTTGTTTGAAGAGTTTTATTCTGCCGTAAAAGGAGAAGAAATTACCGATTCGCGCCGTACGATGGCAAGTAAATTGTTCAGCAAACTGCAAGGAGGGTACGACGATGAAACCAATTAAACTAACGATGAATGCATTCGGCCCGTTTTCAGGCAGTGAGACCATTGATTTTACAACCATTATACAAAGCGGAATCTTTTTAATTACAGGCCCCACAGGTGCGGGGAAAACCACAATTTTTGACGCCATTTGCTTTGCACTGTACGGCAGAGCAAGCGGTGACAACCGGCAAAACGAAAACTTTAAAAGCGACTTTGCACCCGAAACCACATTATGCAACGTTTATTTTGAGTTTGAGCTACGCGGAAAGGTGTTTTGCCTTTTTCGGCAGCCGCAGCAGCAAAAATTAACAAGCAAAGGCACTTACACGATGGTGCCAAGCAAGGTGGAACTTACTTTGCCAAATGGTGATGTAATAACCGGCGCTTTGGACGTAAATGTGCGCATCAATGATATATTGGGTATCAACC from the Hydrogenoanaerobacterium saccharovorans genome contains:
- a CDS encoding exonuclease SbcCD subunit D; protein product: MRIVHTSDWHLGKIVNEFSMLDDQRFILKQMIDFLVQQKAELLVIAGDLYDRSIPPADAVSLLDEVFYRITVEAGIPIIAVSGNHDSPQRLNFASRIYERSGLYVEGIYNKTIRKITLQDEFGNIHFYCLPYIEPAIVRADFPDEKIHSYDDAFRTLIHHNLTEIDLTERNVLVTHGFFSYLKNPDAVERSDSEISIGGSDLIDASYVDMFDYVALGHLHRQQKAGRDNIRYSGSPLKYSIQESTSQKSITTIEMREKGELSIKKYGLTPRRDMRVLLGSFEQLSNAANVQGNREDYVYAQLTDDSLIPCAMDKLRTVYPNIMGMELIGRKHEFDASVSAAAAVKNKTPQELFEEFYSAVKGEEITDSRRTMASKLFSKLQGGYDDETN